The nucleotide sequence CTATTGAATAGGTCCAAATTCCAATGTATTGAAAACTTCAGAGGtaaaaaaagcacaaaattaGGGATCTCAACTGAAGTAGATCTAGGCTTGTCTCTCACAACTACTCATACTCTTTCTTTCTCTAGAAAATCCTCTCTAGAAAACTAAAAGCTTTCAGACCTTttttggtggaggaggaggcgTAGATCACACATCTACTATCTCCTCCTCCATAGATCTGCctattttgaaatctcttttcaCGTTTATTATAATTTCTTAGTTAAatgactattttttttattgctctaGCTTGTTTAGAGATGGTATATCCTTGTGGCTTCTTGATGAAGCATTTTATTGTTCGATTGGCATGTTTTGTTGGAACTCTACTTGTTTTGCAGGCTTATGTTCGGGAAGAAGCCATTTCACCTTTCTAGTAATGGGTTCTTCAAAGAAGGGTACTATTGGGTATGTTTGCAGTGGATATGGCTTCAGATATGCTTTGATGACTCATCACAGCCAACAACGTTGGAAATCGATGAACGGCTGATGGATATGCAACCTGATTCTTCTATGCCTAATGCCAATAAATTAATTTCAGCACGCCTACCACACTATCCGGTTGGGTATTCACCAATTGAAAAGTTACATTAACCCGGACACGGATGACCTAGATCTATGTCAAAAGGGCCACAGCATTGTGTTGCATTCCCTATGTCTTTATGCTTATCCACTTGGACTAgctttaattttgattgtttGAGGGAAAATCATGTATGGGTTGTATTTCATTCTCAATTGTACCTCTTTTTTTGTTAATAGATATttgccagacaaaaaaaaaagataaagaactGAAGTAGATCTAGATATTCTTGTATTTGCTTATGGTACCCTTGTagttctgttctttttttttcctaccacATTTTAACTTCTATAACACTCGATGGGTCCTCCTACTACTATCTTTGCAGAAAATAAGTCCAAGAAATACATTTGGTGTGAAAGCAGCCACAAAAAGCTTTAAAATCATCTTACTTGGGGAAGCAATGCTGTTTTCTCCAGTAACATTAGGGACGCTGAGCAAGCTATTACCAATGTATTAGGCAATAAACAAGCATAGCTTCTTCTTATCTTTTATACATGAATAGGGATTTAATTCTTTCCTACATAATCAAGTAGGAACAAAGTCACATCGTCTATGCCTTCTTGATTACAACCGATCTTGCTTTCAGATTCAGAAAGATTGCCCTGAGCAGTAGCATCAAAAGAAATGAGTCCATATGCATGATACATATTACCATGTAAGACCTTGCATGATGTGATATTTTAATGCATCATTAGCTCATTAATTTAGAAAAATTGCAAAAGCCAAGAACAACTGCAGTTAATCACAAGCCccataaatgttaaattcgacgCAGTTATCACAGACGTTTCAAGTTCACAATTCATGCAACAACAAAATTAGCATACATACAAAAAATTAGCCAAACAGGAAGAGATCAGAATTAGAACAACCCAAGATTTTCTTGTATAAGTCACTATGCAGATGAGAGATGGACACTCGTGGGATGATGAAGGGAGATTGATAAAGGGAAAATAAGAGAACAAAAGACGGAGACAGAGAACGATACCAGCCGGAAGCAACGAAACTGTGAAAGAGAACCCGGAACTGCAATGGCATATACTGATAATTTATCCAATCAACAATAGGCCAGAACTGCAAGTCATAACCATCAAGttttagttgattttttttttttttcctttctatctTGGTCTTTGGCAAACCACTCAACAGGTATACCATGTGATATGAGAAGTGAAAAGAAATgcgaaaaaagaaaattcacgTCTCTGTACCTTCCAGGCAGTCAACTGAATGGAAGGATAGTCCTTTCGAAGTTTACTCTTGACCAGAACCCACGGTCTTCCTGCATTGCCAGACAGGAACTTAAGTTTttagaaaacagaaaattgtGCAAATAATAATGTGATCCATGTCTCTTTGTGTTTCTGTAGTCCAAGCATGAACATTCTCCAGGAATTGACAATATAGTCAGGCATCTATGATATTAACAGGCGAAAACAGGAAAGACAAGaccagacttttttttttctttgtcgcCTGGAAGACAAGACCAGACTTGTGTGTAACTAGTATGTAAAAACAGTGACAAGAAAATACACATAATAAGGTTATAAGTATTATATTTAGTGCAAAAGTAAGTCCAAAGAGATATACTTTACATAGCATATTACCAATAACTAAAATTAGAGAAGGTGAATGAATCTACTTATAGTGTTAATTGATGTATGTTGTAATGATAGGTATAGGCTAATAAGAATGGACAAGTTACAATCATTTTGTTaactgaaaataaatatttggctTGAGTTCTGTTTCTGGCCTACGTCAACTAAGTTTCAAGAAGAACATAGTCATCTGATTGAAACCATAAAGAGGTGGGGGTAAAATGCTAGGAAACAGCAATCTTATCTAGTCCATAAGAAATTTTGAAGCAATCATGTTTGTAGCTTATATGCAATGGAGACCTTAAAAAGCCAACGCAAAACAAATGACGAAGACAATTTGGGACAGCGAAAACAGCAGTCTTTCATTGATACATTGAGATATGACAATGCTATAATCAGATTGAAACAGATTAAATCAGAAGTTGGGACATACCTTCAACTACCAAGCCATAATACATTATAAAAAACATGTTGTTCCATGGAGAAGAAGTCCATTGCTCCAACATCACCTAAACAAGTTTaaaaagggggaaaagaaaagaaaagaaaaagactttCATACACCAAATTTGAACGCAGATATCGCCATTACCACATAAATTACCACAACAATCAGAATAAGAAAATCATAAGAACACTATTAGGCATGAGACACTAAAGGCTTAACTGAAGTGGAATTTAAATGACACCGGAAGG is from Tripterygium wilfordii isolate XIE 37 chromosome 14, ASM1340144v1, whole genome shotgun sequence and encodes:
- the LOC120014634 gene encoding peroxisomal membrane protein PMP22-like produces the protein MSDIAKEAWRKYLLQLQLHPLRTNAITSGVLVGCSDAIAQKISGVKKLQFRRLLLFMLYGFAYSGPFGHFLHKLMEIIFKGEKGKETVANKVMLEQWTSSPWNNMFFIMYYGLVVEGRPWVLVKSKLRKDYPSIQLTAWKFWPIVDWINYQYMPLQFRVLFHSFVASGWAIFLNLKARSVVIKKA